The Ancylobacter sp. WKF20 genome contains a region encoding:
- a CDS encoding GntR family transcriptional regulator, with translation MPLTARPTPVADPREESLGQKAYNDLLDRLIRREIPVGSVLQERRLAEALAISRTPVRDALNRLESEGFITRKPGGVLVVKEFSTRELIETLHVRQILEMEAVGLATGRVPLAELDTLEADIRALLDDPIPSAEADWALDSRLHGLFASRSGNAVLAKQIQDLRLKTHMFNLDRVPERFEIGHREHIAIIDALRREDREAARAGVHTHIENVKLSIIEKLRAI, from the coding sequence ATGCCCCTGACCGCCCGCCCGACGCCCGTCGCCGATCCGCGCGAGGAAAGCCTCGGCCAGAAAGCCTATAACGACCTGCTCGACCGGCTGATCCGCCGCGAGATTCCCGTCGGCTCGGTGCTGCAGGAGCGTCGCCTCGCCGAGGCACTGGCGATTTCCCGCACCCCGGTGCGCGACGCGCTGAACCGGCTGGAGAGCGAGGGTTTCATCACCCGCAAGCCCGGCGGCGTGCTGGTGGTCAAGGAATTCTCCACCCGCGAGCTGATCGAGACGCTGCATGTGCGCCAGATCCTGGAGATGGAAGCGGTCGGCCTCGCAACCGGCCGCGTTCCGCTGGCGGAGCTCGACACGCTGGAGGCCGATATCCGCGCGCTTCTCGACGACCCCATCCCGAGCGCGGAAGCCGATTGGGCGCTGGACAGCCGGCTGCACGGCCTGTTCGCCAGCCGCAGCGGCAATGCGGTGCTGGCCAAACAGATTCAGGACCTGCGCCTGAAAACGCACATGTTCAATCTGGATCGTGTGCCCGAGCGCTTCGAGATTGGCCACCGCGAGCATATTGCCATCATCGACGCGCTGCGCCGCGAGGACCGCGAGGCGGCCCGCGCCGGCGTCCATACCCATATCGAAAACGTAAAGCTGAGCATCATCGAGAAGCTCCGCGCCATCTGA
- the pxpB gene encoding 5-oxoprolinase subunit PxpB yields MMTTATPLAPEAPRLLDAGESGLVIEFGDAIDEDVNRRVIALAAALEALCLPGLREVVPTYRSALVLFDPLLLPRHELRAAVLELATQDHAAEATGTVWRVPVLYGGAHGVDLDAVARLHGFTTDEVIGLHSGANYRVYMIGFAPGFAYLGGLPEPIHTSRRTDPRLKTPPRSISIGGRQAAISPPLEIPSGWHLLGQTPVRSYDPARTERPFLFAAGDTIRFVPIAAAEYDALCRAAEQGALIAEAEAA; encoded by the coding sequence ATGATGACGACAGCCACCCCTCTCGCCCCCGAGGCCCCCCGCCTGCTCGATGCCGGCGAGAGCGGGCTCGTCATCGAGTTCGGCGATGCCATCGACGAGGACGTGAACCGGCGGGTCATCGCGCTGGCGGCGGCGCTGGAGGCGCTTTGCCTGCCGGGCCTGCGCGAGGTGGTGCCGACCTATCGCTCGGCCCTCGTCCTGTTCGACCCGCTCCTTCTGCCGCGCCACGAACTGCGGGCGGCGGTGCTGGAGCTCGCAACGCAGGACCATGCCGCCGAAGCGACAGGCACGGTGTGGCGCGTGCCGGTGCTTTATGGCGGCGCCCATGGGGTCGATCTCGACGCGGTGGCGCGGCTGCACGGGTTCACGACCGATGAGGTGATCGGTCTGCACAGTGGCGCCAACTACCGGGTCTATATGATCGGCTTCGCGCCCGGCTTCGCCTATCTCGGGGGCCTGCCCGAGCCTATCCACACCAGCCGGCGCACCGATCCGCGGCTGAAGACCCCGCCGCGCAGCATCTCCATTGGCGGGCGGCAGGCGGCCATCTCCCCGCCGCTGGAAATCCCCAGCGGCTGGCACCTGCTCGGCCAGACGCCGGTGCGCTCCTATGACCCGGCCCGCACGGAGCGCCCCTTTCTCTTCGCCGCCGGGGACACGATCCGCTTCGTCCCCATTGCGGCGGCCGAGTACGACGCGCTCTGCCGCGCGGCGGAACAGGGCGCGCTCATCGCCGAGGCGGAGGCGGCGTGA
- a CDS encoding LamB/YcsF family protein, with amino-acid sequence MTKIDLNCDMGEGFGVYSLGDDAAMLEIVTSANIACGFHAGDPLVMADTLAGAKARGVGCGAHPSFMDLWGFGRRPILGQSPADIEKQLIYQIGALQALAAAQGQRLTHVKTHGSLGNMANEDIDLARAVARAIRAVDRDFIFVVMPGLPTERAGEAAGLRLAREIYADRAYAANGNLASRKLPGAVLHDAEAAAARILAIVETGEVTALDGTRIKVRADTVCVHGDTADAVAMARAVKTRLIGAGYEVRPMGEWL; translated from the coding sequence ATGACCAAGATCGACCTCAATTGCGACATGGGCGAAGGTTTCGGAGTCTATTCACTGGGCGACGACGCGGCGATGCTGGAGATCGTCACCTCCGCCAACATCGCCTGCGGCTTCCACGCCGGTGACCCGCTGGTGATGGCCGACACGCTCGCCGGCGCCAAGGCGCGCGGCGTTGGCTGCGGCGCCCATCCGAGTTTCATGGATCTTTGGGGGTTTGGCCGTCGGCCTATCCTCGGGCAGAGCCCGGCCGATATCGAGAAGCAGCTCATCTACCAGATCGGCGCGCTACAGGCATTGGCTGCGGCGCAGGGCCAGCGGCTCACCCATGTGAAAACCCATGGCTCGCTCGGCAACATGGCCAATGAGGACATCGACCTCGCCCGCGCCGTCGCCCGCGCCATCCGGGCGGTGGACCGCGATTTCATCTTCGTGGTGATGCCGGGCCTTCCGACCGAGCGGGCCGGCGAGGCAGCGGGTTTGAGGCTCGCCCGCGAGATCTATGCCGACCGCGCCTATGCCGCGAACGGCAACCTCGCCTCCCGCAAGCTCCCCGGCGCCGTGCTGCACGATGCCGAGGCTGCCGCCGCGCGCATCCTCGCCATCGTCGAGACCGGCGAAGTGACCGCGCTCGACGGCACCCGCATCAAGGTCCGCGCCGACACGGTCTGCGTCCATGGCGACACCGCCGACGCCGTGGCGATGGCACGCGCGGTCAAGACCCGTCTGATCGGCGCGGGCTATGAGGTGCGGCCCATGGGCGAGTGGCTGTAG
- a CDS encoding transporter substrate-binding domain-containing protein produces the protein MRLTLLPVLAAALVGGLLAGSLTTPAGAQELELIKPGTLLIATEGTYPPFSMRAPDGELDGLEIRVGKEIARRLNLKYEPVIIKWEALLVGLAADQYDFASDAMDITAERQKQVMFADGWLESGGRVVVKKDSTIKTPADIKGKTVGVLVSSTWLKLAEERGAVAKSYKAESDAIQDLVNGQIDAVITDSIAAAYAIEASKLPLVLVPDYLSHIQKGFPFKKGKPNLVKAVNKALADMIADGTYAKLTTPLIGYSPAPKDPIKTQF, from the coding sequence ATGCGTCTGACACTTCTTCCCGTGCTTGCCGCCGCTCTCGTCGGCGGCCTCCTTGCCGGCAGCCTCACCACGCCGGCCGGCGCGCAGGAGCTGGAGCTGATCAAGCCCGGCACGCTGCTCATCGCCACCGAAGGCACCTACCCGCCCTTCTCCATGCGCGCCCCAGATGGCGAGCTGGACGGGCTCGAGATCCGCGTCGGCAAGGAAATCGCCCGCCGGCTGAACCTCAAATATGAGCCGGTCATCATCAAGTGGGAGGCGCTGCTCGTCGGCCTCGCCGCCGACCAGTACGACTTCGCCTCCGACGCCATGGACATCACCGCCGAACGCCAGAAGCAGGTCATGTTCGCCGATGGCTGGCTGGAATCGGGCGGCCGCGTGGTGGTGAAGAAGGACTCCACCATCAAGACGCCTGCCGACATCAAGGGCAAGACGGTGGGCGTGCTGGTTTCCTCCACCTGGCTGAAGCTGGCCGAGGAACGCGGCGCCGTGGCCAAGAGCTACAAGGCCGAATCCGACGCCATCCAGGATCTGGTGAACGGCCAGATCGACGCGGTCATCACCGACTCCATCGCCGCCGCCTACGCCATCGAGGCCTCCAAGCTGCCGCTGGTGCTGGTGCCGGACTATCTCAGCCACATCCAGAAGGGCTTCCCCTTCAAGAAGGGCAAGCCGAACCTCGTGAAGGCGGTGAACAAGGCGCTGGCGGACATGATCGCCGACGGTACTTATGCCAAGCTCACCACGCCCTTGATCGGCTACTCGCCTGCGCCGAAGGACCCGATCAAGACCCAGTTCTGA
- the speB gene encoding agmatinase — translation MSVLPIDSLETPRFCGVPTFMRLPQATTLKGLDAAILGLPSDSGAPFRTGARFAPNAVRAMSIMLRPINPYRNINVFETLACADAGDAAVVPGYEEESLERLELAVRAVVEAGVTPFGIGGDHSVTLAALRAVAATHGPLALIQFDSHSDTWDKYFAGKRYSAGTPFRRAVEEGIVDPSRSIQIGMRGSLFKADDVSQSVELGYEVVTTDEMFAMGIPALAARIAERTAGAPAYLTFDLDFVDPAFAPAVQTPEAGGPSAREALDLLRRIEGVNLVGADVVELCPPYDQPAQTTALLAATVMAELLALRAAGVART, via the coding sequence ATGAGCGTGCTGCCCATCGACTCGCTGGAAACCCCGCGCTTCTGCGGCGTGCCGACCTTCATGCGGCTGCCGCAGGCGACGACACTGAAGGGTCTCGACGCCGCCATTCTCGGCCTGCCCTCGGATTCCGGGGCGCCGTTCCGCACCGGCGCGCGCTTCGCACCCAATGCGGTGCGGGCGATGTCGATCATGCTACGCCCGATCAACCCCTATCGGAACATTAACGTGTTCGAGACGCTGGCCTGCGCCGATGCGGGGGATGCCGCCGTCGTGCCGGGCTATGAGGAAGAATCGCTGGAGCGGCTGGAGCTCGCCGTGCGCGCGGTGGTCGAGGCGGGCGTGACGCCCTTCGGCATTGGCGGCGATCATTCGGTAACGCTGGCGGCGCTGCGTGCCGTCGCCGCCACCCACGGGCCGCTGGCGCTGATCCAGTTCGACTCGCATTCCGACACCTGGGACAAGTATTTCGCCGGCAAGCGCTACAGCGCCGGCACGCCGTTCCGCCGCGCGGTGGAGGAAGGCATCGTCGATCCCTCCCGCTCGATCCAGATCGGCATGCGCGGCTCGCTGTTCAAGGCGGACGACGTCAGCCAGTCGGTCGAGCTCGGCTATGAGGTCGTGACCACCGACGAGATGTTCGCCATGGGCATTCCCGCGCTCGCCGCCCGCATCGCGGAGCGCACCGCCGGCGCGCCGGCCTATCTCACCTTCGATCTCGACTTCGTCGACCCCGCCTTCGCCCCGGCCGTGCAGACGCCGGAAGCCGGGGGGCCCAGCGCGCGCGAGGCGCTCGACCTGTTGCGCCGCATCGAGGGCGTGAACCTCGTCGGCGCCGACGTGGTGGAGCTGTGCCCGCCCTATGACCAGCCGGCCCAGACCACCGCGCTGCTTGCGGCCACCGTCATGGCCGAGCTGCTGGCGCTGCGCGCGGCCGGTGTCGCCCGGACATGA
- a CDS encoding biotin-dependent carboxyltransferase family protein: MAALRIDRPGLFSSLQDMGRFGYQRFGISASGAMDTLALQAANLLVGNPRGRAAVELTMLGLSAVVEEGPVRFALAGADMTLRINDCPAESWQSHALSPGDRLDIGAARTGMRAYLAIAGGFDVPPTLGSLSTHSRSAIGGLEGRALRTGDLLPLNGVPAGPLLMLADAHRPRAHGPIRVVLGPQDDFFTPAGIATFLGSEYRVTDKADRMGAQLDGPAIEHAAGFNIVSDGIMNGSIQVPGNGRPLVLLADRQSTGGYPKIATVIGPDLWRLGQARPGDTLRFAAISPDEAQAAAEAQERLIAGLPAAMSEPPPPGAELSSERLLAHNLIGGVCSALDPLPL; this comes from the coding sequence ATGGCTGCTTTGCGCATCGACCGGCCGGGCCTGTTCTCCAGCCTCCAGGACATGGGGCGCTTCGGCTATCAGCGCTTCGGCATTTCCGCCTCGGGGGCGATGGACACGCTCGCGCTGCAGGCGGCGAACCTGCTCGTGGGCAATCCGCGCGGCAGGGCGGCGGTGGAACTCACCATGCTCGGCCTCTCCGCCGTGGTGGAGGAGGGGCCCGTGCGCTTCGCATTGGCGGGCGCCGACATGACCCTCCGCATCAATGATTGCCCGGCGGAGAGCTGGCAGTCGCATGCTTTGTCCCCCGGTGACCGTCTCGACATCGGCGCCGCGCGCACGGGAATGCGCGCCTATCTCGCCATTGCCGGCGGCTTTGATGTTCCCCCGACGCTCGGCAGCCTCTCGACCCATTCGCGTTCCGCTATCGGCGGGCTGGAAGGGCGCGCGCTGCGCACGGGCGATCTTCTGCCGCTGAACGGCGTGCCGGCCGGCCCGTTGCTCATGCTAGCGGACGCCCATCGCCCGCGCGCCCACGGCCCGATCCGCGTCGTTCTCGGCCCGCAGGACGATTTCTTCACTCCCGCCGGCATCGCCACCTTCCTCGGTTCGGAGTACCGCGTCACTGACAAGGCCGACCGCATGGGTGCGCAGCTCGACGGTCCCGCCATCGAGCACGCGGCCGGATTCAACATCGTCTCCGACGGCATCATGAATGGCTCGATCCAGGTGCCCGGCAATGGCCGCCCGCTGGTGCTGCTGGCCGACCGGCAGAGCACCGGTGGCTACCCGAAGATCGCCACTGTCATTGGCCCCGACCTCTGGCGGCTCGGCCAGGCCCGCCCCGGCGACACGTTGCGCTTTGCCGCGATCAGCCCCGATGAGGCGCAGGCGGCGGCTGAGGCGCAGGAACGGCTCATCGCGGGCCTGCCCGCCGCCATGAGCGAGCCGCCCCCGCCGGGCGCGGAGCTTTCCAGCGAACGTCTTCTCGCCCACAACCTCATCGGCGGCGTCTGCTCGGCGCTCGATCCGCTGCCCCTCTGA
- a CDS encoding urea carboxylase-associated family protein, producing MKREDAMDYRLDDSLVLAAGTGKAVRMRAGQRLKLTNPFGTQAIDFWAFTQADIYEFTSMDNFRSVHSTVHVTSNTPLVSTKRRPLVSIVEDTSSGRHDTLLCACNADIYRQLGVTGYHRSCADNLHEGLAELGISFPVTPAPANFFMCVDVRADGSLDRLLPASKPGSYLVLQAEADIIMAFSCCPQDITPINGEDRTPRDCLIDIFSPAGSA from the coding sequence GTGAAGCGTGAGGATGCGATGGACTATCGGCTCGACGACTCCCTCGTCCTCGCCGCCGGCACCGGCAAGGCGGTGCGGATGCGCGCGGGGCAGCGGCTGAAGCTGACCAACCCTTTCGGCACGCAGGCCATCGACTTCTGGGCCTTCACTCAGGCCGACATTTACGAGTTCACCTCGATGGACAATTTCCGGTCCGTCCATTCGACCGTGCATGTCACAAGCAACACGCCGCTGGTCAGCACGAAGCGCCGGCCGCTGGTGTCCATCGTCGAGGACACCTCCTCGGGCCGCCACGACACGCTGCTCTGCGCCTGCAATGCCGACATCTACCGCCAGCTCGGCGTCACCGGCTATCACCGCTCCTGCGCCGACAATCTGCATGAGGGGCTGGCCGAACTCGGCATCAGCTTCCCCGTCACGCCGGCACCGGCCAATTTCTTCATGTGCGTGGATGTGCGGGCCGACGGCTCGCTCGACAGGCTGCTTCCGGCCTCCAAACCCGGCTCCTACCTCGTGCTGCAAGCCGAGGCCGACATCATCATGGCCTTCTCCTGCTGCCCGCAGGACATCACCCCGATCAATGGCGAGGACCGCACGCCGCGCGACTGCCTGATCGACATCTTTTCTCCGGCGGGGAGCGCCTGA
- a CDS encoding amino acid ABC transporter permease, with amino-acid sequence MIATWWEGFAPYVPGFLSASWIVLVLSILAILVSWLCGLLAALGKVSRFRALREASGFYIWFIRGTPTLIQIFIIYFGLPQLGLRLSPFTAGVIALGVNGGAYVAEIVRAGLSAIPKGQTESAQALGMGRWQMMSRIILPQVFRVILPPVTNEAITMVKNTSLLSTITVVELTLYSQTIIATTFRPFEFYIATAVIYLVMTTLISQAAARLERHYARSL; translated from the coding sequence ATGATCGCGACCTGGTGGGAAGGCTTCGCGCCCTATGTTCCCGGCTTCCTCAGCGCGAGCTGGATCGTGCTGGTGCTCTCCATTCTGGCGATCCTGGTGAGCTGGCTATGCGGCCTCCTCGCCGCGCTCGGCAAGGTCTCCCGGTTTCGGGCGCTGCGCGAGGCGAGCGGCTTCTACATCTGGTTCATTCGCGGCACGCCGACGCTGATCCAGATTTTCATCATCTATTTCGGCCTGCCGCAGCTTGGCCTGCGCCTCTCGCCCTTCACCGCCGGCGTGATCGCGCTCGGCGTCAATGGGGGGGCCTATGTCGCGGAGATCGTCCGCGCTGGCCTCTCGGCCATCCCGAAGGGGCAGACCGAGTCCGCGCAGGCGCTCGGCATGGGCCGCTGGCAGATGATGAGCCGTATCATCCTGCCCCAGGTCTTCCGCGTGATCCTGCCGCCCGTGACCAACGAGGCGATCACCATGGTGAAGAACACCTCGCTGCTCTCCACCATCACCGTCGTCGAGCTCACGCTCTACTCGCAGACCATCATCGCCACGACCTTCCGCCCGTTCGAGTTCTACATCGCCACCGCGGTTATTTACCTCGTGATGACCACCCTCATCTCGCAGGCCGCGGCTCGGCTCGAGCGGCATTACGCCCGCTCGCTGTGA
- a CDS encoding amino acid ABC transporter ATP-binding protein, with protein MAGEPLIRIRDLTKSFGAHQVLKGVSLDVHAGEVVSIIGASGSGKSTFLRCINVLETPSGGTMDFGDVHFDYEPGARRAPNAAQLRDLRARIGMVFQSYNLWPHMTVLENVIEAPIRVKGEPRAEAVAKAEALLARIGLAEKRHAYPSKLSGGQQQRVAIVRALAMQPRLMLFDEVTSALDPELVGEVLALMASLAGEGMTMLLVTHEIGFAREVSNRVIFFDQGVIAEDGPPREVLRQPKSERLQQFLRRVLHEDAYAAPATVQGARP; from the coding sequence ATGGCCGGTGAACCGCTCATCCGCATCCGCGACCTCACCAAGAGCTTCGGCGCGCATCAGGTGCTGAAAGGCGTCTCGCTGGATGTGCATGCCGGCGAGGTGGTGTCGATCATCGGCGCCTCCGGCTCCGGCAAGAGCACCTTCCTGCGCTGCATCAACGTGCTGGAAACGCCGAGCGGCGGCACGATGGATTTCGGCGACGTCCATTTCGACTATGAGCCGGGCGCCCGCCGCGCCCCCAATGCCGCGCAGCTGCGTGATCTGCGGGCGCGCATCGGCATGGTGTTCCAAAGCTACAATCTCTGGCCGCATATGACAGTGCTGGAAAACGTCATCGAGGCCCCCATCCGAGTGAAGGGCGAGCCGCGCGCGGAAGCCGTCGCCAAGGCGGAAGCTTTGCTCGCCCGCATCGGCCTCGCCGAGAAGCGCCACGCCTACCCCTCAAAACTCTCCGGCGGCCAGCAGCAGCGCGTCGCCATCGTCCGCGCGCTCGCCATGCAGCCGCGCCTGATGCTGTTCGACGAGGTGACCTCCGCGCTCGACCCGGAGCTGGTCGGCGAGGTGCTGGCCTTGATGGCGAGCCTCGCCGGCGAGGGCATGACCATGCTGCTCGTCACCCATGAGATCGGCTTTGCCCGCGAGGTCTCCAACCGCGTGATCTTCTTCGACCAGGGCGTGATCGCCGAGGACGGGCCGCCGCGCGAGGTGCTGCGCCAGCCCAAGAGCGAGCGGTTGCAGCAGTTCCTGCGCCGCGTGCTGCATGAGGATGCCTATGCCGCGCCGGCGACGGTGCAGGGAGCCCGGCCATGA